The genomic stretch CACAcacccaccgccccccccccaaaaaaaaacccaaacaccaaaaaaaaatcttacccaTGGCGCTGAGGCAGTGGCTGAGGGCCTGGCAGGGCGGGCTGGGGGTCTGCGTGGCCTTGTCGCAGCTGAGGGGCCCGGGGCTGCGCTCGGCGTCGAAGGAGAAGTACCCGCTGGAGGAACGCGACAGCAGCGGCGACCTCCGCACGAAGATGAAGAGGGGAGAGCGGGTAGCGAAGGGACCGGGGCTGGCGGGCGGGCCCCTCGGCGGAGGCCCCGCCGTGGCGGCGGAGCCGGGGAGAGCGGCGGGAGCTCCGGGGCGCAGCTgcgcggccgggcccggcccctcCGCCGGCGGCAGCCGCCCGCCTTCGCCGTCGCGTTGCGCTTTCACCTCGGGGGGTTGCTTGGCCATCGGGGCTGCCtgcgggcggagcggggcggcgtGAGGCGAGgagcggcggagcggcgggagGCGAGGAGgagcggagccgccgccgccgccgcctgcgccGTCCcggcccctcccgcccccccgcccggccccatTGTTCTACCGAAAGTGCTGAGGCGGCAgctccgcgccgcgccgcccctccgctccccccccgcctcgcctcgcctcacccgcacccctcctcctcctcctcctcctcccccccctccctctccctctctcccccccgaCCCCCTCTCACGGTGCTCCCCGCCGGTTAGCGGCGGCAGCGAGGCGCCCGGGCCGCGGTGGCTGGCGGCGGTGTGTGAGGCGGCCCGGGCCCTGCGCCTGCCCCGGGCTCCTGTACCGCCTCCAACCCCGCCCCGTGTTTACagcgccgccgcgccccggcgCGGGACCGGCGAGCGGAGGAGGGCAGCGGCGCTGAGGGCGGGTACCCGCCCTCAGCGCCGCTGCCCTCCTCCGCTCGCCGGTCCCGCGCCGGTCCCCGCGCAACGCACCTGCGCTGGCGGAGCGCGCGCTGCCCGTTTCtcccccgtcgtcccccccccccccccccaacaccgtGCACTCGCACCCCGTCCGCACAGCGCGCGCGTGTCACGTGCGcaccaccccacccccgccACCCCGTAGTACGTACGCACGCACGCGTGCTCGGTGCACACGCACCTTTGCGCGCCCCTTGcacgcgccccccccccccccttccttacGCCCGCGGGCTTGCGCTGCGCGGGCGCGCGGCCCCCGGGCACACGCGCTTGCCCCGCGGACACACGCGCGCTACGCGCGCCTGCACGCAGCCCCTTGCACACGTGCTGCCCCTTGCACACGCACGCATTACACACGCCTGCGCGCAGCCCCTTGCGCACACACGCATCACGCACTCCTGCGCGCAGCCCCTTGCACACACGCTGCCCCATGCGCGCACACGCATTACACACTCCTGCACGCAGCCCCTTGCACACGCACTGCCCCGTGCACACGCACACCCCTTGCACCGCGCACCCCCGCACCCTTTAAAGAGCGCCCTCCTCGCACCCTGCAAACACCCCGCTCCTCGCACACCGCCTGGTGCACACCCCTGCACCGCACACC from Buteo buteo chromosome 9, bButBut1.hap1.1, whole genome shotgun sequence encodes the following:
- the BCL2L11 gene encoding bcl-2-like protein 11 isoform X2; translated protein: MAKQPPEVKAQRDGEGGRLPPAEGPGPAAQLRPGAPAALPGSAATAGPPPRGPPASPGPFATRSPLFIFVRRSPLLSRSSSGYFSFDAERSPGPLSCDKATQTPSPPCQALSHCLSAMASRWQSHSLAEDVQPEIWIAQELRRIGDEFNASYCPRRGFLDNQAGNPQIIILRLLRYIIRLIWRMQTAWSRGMSRMGLAA